In Desulfobacterales bacterium, a single window of DNA contains:
- a CDS encoding aldo/keto reductase: MSQDRQKCSRREFFKITGAAGVGSAMASLGSVAGAQDSGLQQVPTRPFGKTGQQVSILSFGGSQNLSAKQLLLRQAFKMGVTYWDTAEMYSGGKSEAAMGKYLAKYPDDRKKIFLVSKGRSSEPAELSQLLKQSFERLQTDYIDLYFVHMVKNVEKQLTKEVKAWAEKAKSADKIRFFGFSTHKNMENVMLEGAKLGWIDGIMTTYNYRLMNTDEMKRAVDACTNAGIGLTAMKTQAKFFARFYADVGSESEAEVALSDRFIKKGFTPEQTKLKVVWENPAIASICSEMPNMTILQANVAAALDKTELSLQDRQLLEGYAKASAPGYCAGCGNVCESALSADVPISDIMRYLMYHDEYGRQQRAMRLFKGLPEQMREQLKRVDYARAEQRCPQKMPIARLMARAAEVFCGDGTIKT; encoded by the coding sequence ATGTCGCAGGATAGGCAGAAATGTTCGCGTAGGGAATTTTTCAAAATCACCGGTGCAGCTGGAGTGGGATCGGCCATGGCTTCCCTGGGAAGTGTTGCCGGGGCGCAGGATTCCGGTTTGCAGCAGGTGCCCACCCGGCCTTTTGGCAAAACCGGCCAGCAGGTGTCAATCCTGTCTTTTGGCGGCAGCCAGAACCTGAGCGCCAAGCAGCTCCTGTTGCGGCAGGCATTTAAGATGGGCGTGACCTACTGGGATACGGCCGAGATGTATTCGGGCGGCAAAAGCGAAGCGGCCATGGGCAAATACTTAGCCAAATACCCGGATGACCGCAAAAAAATCTTTCTGGTCAGCAAAGGCCGCTCCTCGGAGCCGGCTGAATTAAGCCAGTTGCTCAAACAATCTTTTGAAAGACTGCAGACCGATTATATTGACCTGTATTTTGTCCACATGGTCAAAAATGTTGAAAAGCAGCTGACCAAAGAGGTCAAAGCCTGGGCTGAAAAAGCCAAGTCTGCGGACAAAATCCGTTTTTTTGGCTTCAGTACCCATAAAAACATGGAAAACGTTATGCTGGAAGGCGCCAAGCTGGGCTGGATCGACGGCATTATGACCACCTACAATTACCGTTTAATGAACACTGATGAAATGAAAAGGGCGGTGGATGCCTGCACTAATGCCGGGATCGGTTTAACTGCTATGAAGACCCAGGCCAAATTTTTTGCCCGTTTCTATGCGGATGTCGGCAGCGAAAGCGAGGCAGAGGTTGCGCTCAGCGATCGCTTCATCAAAAAAGGTTTTACCCCAGAGCAGACCAAACTCAAGGTGGTCTGGGAAAACCCTGCAATTGCCAGCATCTGTTCGGAAATGCCTAATATGACCATTTTGCAGGCCAATGTGGCCGCAGCATTGGATAAAACCGAGCTTTCCCTGCAAGACCGGCAACTGCTGGAGGGCTATGCGAAGGCATCGGCACCCGGCTATTGCGCGGGTTGCGGCAATGTGTGTGAATCGGCGCTGAGTGCTGATGTTCCGATCAGTGATATCATGCGCTACCTGATGTATCATGACGAGTATGGCAGGCAGCAAAGAGCGATGCGGTTGTTTAAGGGCTTGCCGGAACAGATGCGCGAGCAATTGAAGCGCGTAGATTATGCCAGAGCAGAGCAGCGCTGCCCGCAGAAGATGCCGATTGCACGGTTGATGGCCAGAGCGGCGGAGGTTTTTTGCGGTGATGGGACAATAAAGACTTGA